A stretch of the Streptomyces sp. NBC_01428 genome encodes the following:
- a CDS encoding ABC transporter ATP-binding protein, with protein sequence MTMDRATTNSTQRPPTGRQPLLEIKGLSVDFQLQTSTVHAVQDVSLHVSAGETLAVVGESGSGKSATALSVLRLNPSPPCRYIRGEILLDGRDLLKLPEKELGRIRGRDIAMVFQDPMTCLDPLQRVGAQVAEVLRHHTDMSRAEVKQAALAALDEVGIPDPDLRYRQYPHELSGGLRQRVMIATALVARPRVLIADEPTTALDVTVQRQILDLLVTLQHKHDMGIVLITHDLAVVAETADRVAVMNKGRVVETGTVLDVFDHPADEYTRTLLAATPRLEAA encoded by the coding sequence ATGACCATGGACCGAGCGACCACCAACTCCACCCAGCGCCCACCGACGGGAAGGCAACCACTCCTGGAGATCAAGGGCCTGAGCGTCGACTTCCAGCTGCAGACCTCCACCGTGCACGCCGTACAGGACGTCTCTCTTCACGTGAGCGCCGGCGAGACCCTCGCCGTGGTGGGGGAGTCGGGGAGCGGAAAGTCGGCCACGGCACTCTCGGTGCTGCGCCTCAACCCGAGCCCACCGTGCCGATACATCCGTGGCGAGATCCTCCTCGACGGACGTGACCTGCTCAAGCTTCCGGAGAAGGAACTCGGCCGGATCCGGGGCCGCGACATTGCCATGGTCTTCCAAGACCCCATGACATGCCTGGACCCACTCCAGCGCGTCGGCGCACAAGTCGCCGAAGTGCTCAGGCACCACACCGACATGTCGCGTGCCGAAGTCAAGCAGGCCGCACTGGCCGCGCTGGACGAAGTCGGCATCCCCGACCCCGACCTCCGCTACCGCCAGTACCCGCACGAACTCTCCGGAGGCCTGCGCCAGCGCGTGATGATCGCGACGGCGCTGGTGGCACGCCCCCGAGTCCTCATCGCCGACGAGCCCACGACAGCGCTGGACGTCACCGTGCAGCGCCAGATCCTGGACCTCCTCGTCACCCTTCAACACAAACACGACATGGGGATTGTGCTCATCACCCACGACCTGGCCGTCGTGGCGGAGACGGCTGACCGCGTCGCCGTCATGAACAAGGGCAGAGTCGTCGAAACCGGCACCGTCCTCGATGTCTTCGACCACCCGGCTGACGAGTACACCCGCACGCTGCTCGCCGCCACCCCACGACTGGAGGCGGCATGA
- a CDS encoding ABC transporter permease, which produces MTTTSAPAGTETRDAVQAGGSGSLALTALRRNRSAVLALSVLTLLLVAALFAPLIAPYDPNAQDLLQRLQPPAWSGEGHAAHLLGTDQLGRDMLSRVIYGTRVSLLVGAGAALLAGVIGTLVGLASGYFGGWADRALMRLADVQLAFPSLLLALSIVGFVGSGLWPVILVLGFTGWVSYARVVRSEVMSLRTRDFITEARAIGATDATIMRRHLLPNVVAPLLTIGTLHVAAAIVAEASLSYLGLGVPKETVTWGSMLADGQLYLGTSWWVAVFPGIALMLTSLAINITGDALRDVADPKAYRR; this is translated from the coding sequence ATGACCACTACCTCAGCTCCCGCCGGCACCGAGACCCGCGACGCCGTGCAGGCCGGCGGATCCGGGTCCCTCGCCCTCACAGCGCTACGACGCAACAGGTCCGCAGTCCTCGCGCTGAGCGTCCTCACCCTCCTGCTCGTCGCCGCGCTGTTCGCACCGCTCATCGCCCCCTACGACCCCAACGCACAGGACCTCCTCCAGCGCCTGCAGCCCCCCGCCTGGAGCGGGGAAGGCCACGCCGCCCATCTCCTGGGCACCGACCAGCTCGGCCGCGACATGCTCTCCCGCGTCATCTACGGAACTCGTGTCTCGCTGCTCGTCGGCGCGGGCGCCGCCCTGCTCGCAGGCGTCATCGGCACGCTCGTGGGGCTGGCCTCCGGCTACTTCGGCGGCTGGGCCGACCGGGCACTCATGCGCCTCGCCGACGTGCAACTCGCCTTTCCCTCGCTGCTCCTGGCCCTGTCCATCGTCGGTTTCGTCGGCTCGGGCCTGTGGCCCGTCATCCTGGTGCTCGGGTTCACCGGCTGGGTCTCCTACGCTCGGGTCGTACGGTCCGAGGTGATGTCCCTGCGCACACGCGACTTCATCACCGAGGCCCGGGCGATCGGAGCCACCGACGCCACCATCATGCGCCGCCACCTCCTGCCCAACGTGGTCGCGCCCCTGCTCACCATCGGGACCCTTCACGTCGCCGCCGCCATCGTCGCCGAGGCCTCCTTGAGCTATCTCGGCCTGGGCGTGCCCAAGGAGACCGTCACCTGGGGCTCCATGCTGGCCGACGGACAGCTCTACCTGGGTACCTCCTGGTGGGTCGCGGTCTTCCCCGGCATCGCCCTGATGCTGACCTCTCTCGCCATCAACATCACCGGCGACGCACTGCGTGACGTCGCGGACCCGAAGGCCTACCGCCGATGA
- a CDS encoding ABC transporter permease yields the protein MSEVTLDEPPTRTQTPPRGGHRARLLRTILKRLLTALFVLLCTATVAFFLVRLSGDPVKILLPPDATAQQESALRASLGLDRPLLTQYADYLWGLPRFDFGDSLVYGQPVREILADRLPATLELAGAALAVTLVIAIPAGVFAAMRRGRGSDKTVMTGVLLGQSTPPFWVGILLILVFAVWLHALPASGYGHLANLVLPAVTLAVYSVAVVARLLRSSLIDVLTSDHIRSARAKGFGPLKVVLTHGLRNASLPVVTVVGLEVGSLLGGAILTERVFSWPGVGQLTIEAISNRDFPLVQATVLFFATTFVVVNLLVDISYSFLDPRVRTSR from the coding sequence ATGAGCGAAGTCACCCTCGACGAACCGCCGACCCGCACACAGACTCCACCGCGCGGCGGTCACCGGGCACGCCTCCTGCGCACGATTCTCAAACGGCTCCTGACGGCTCTGTTCGTCCTGCTGTGCACGGCGACCGTGGCCTTCTTCCTCGTCAGGCTCTCCGGCGACCCCGTGAAGATACTTCTTCCGCCGGACGCCACAGCCCAACAGGAGAGCGCGCTGCGCGCCTCCCTCGGACTCGACCGGCCGTTGCTGACGCAATACGCCGACTACCTCTGGGGGCTGCCCCGCTTCGACTTCGGCGACTCCCTCGTCTACGGGCAGCCCGTCCGGGAGATCCTCGCCGACCGGCTGCCCGCCACCCTCGAACTGGCCGGCGCGGCCCTGGCCGTCACCCTCGTCATCGCCATCCCGGCGGGAGTGTTCGCCGCGATGAGGCGCGGCCGCGGCTCCGACAAAACCGTGATGACGGGCGTCCTGCTGGGCCAGTCGACCCCGCCGTTCTGGGTCGGCATCCTCCTCATCCTGGTCTTCGCGGTCTGGCTTCACGCCCTTCCCGCCTCCGGATACGGCCACCTCGCCAATCTGGTCCTGCCCGCCGTCACACTCGCCGTCTACTCCGTCGCCGTCGTCGCGCGTCTGCTGCGTTCCTCGCTCATCGACGTCCTGACCTCGGACCACATCCGCAGTGCCCGGGCCAAGGGATTCGGACCGCTCAAGGTGGTCCTCACCCACGGACTGCGCAACGCCTCACTGCCCGTGGTGACCGTGGTCGGTCTGGAGGTGGGAAGCCTGCTCGGCGGAGCGATCCTCACCGAACGAGTCTTCTCCTGGCCCGGAGTCGGACAGCTGACCATCGAAGCGATATCCAACCGCGACTTCCCACTGGTCCAGGCCACGGTCCTCTTCTTCGCCACCACCTTCGTCGTGGTCAACCTGCTGGTCGACATCTCCTACAGCTTCCTCGACCCGAGGGTGAGGACGTCACGATGA
- a CDS encoding ABC transporter substrate-binding protein, with product MERSPRGRTRDGSRPARRDVLRAGGLMLGALGAPALLSACGTTASANGAGNVLRVSQPGDPKTLDPQKQGDMVSMNVLINMFDTLTTRGRDNQLHPRLAVSWKATSKRTWRFTLRPDVRFHNGEPCDAHAVAFSIKRLLAPATKSPIVELRYVEDVTVIDPLTLDVHTTLHDPILPAKLSLFGGVVVPPRYLSEVGDDGFARRPVGTGPFTFVSWQRDHELRMRAYRDHWQGPPSLDGLVFSPAPNASSSLASLQSGGVDLVAGLTPDAAQQLQGYSGVRLDGHTGIRTSYLSLNTLEKGPLQDRRVRQALNHAIDVPLLIKAVLGGKATETPALVPRGAFGFDPTVRPFTRSVDRARALMAEAGYPHGFTTTLTASNVDSNVAEALSGLLAKAGVHAPVNLLDPGTYAARLTSDNRGALGPLYLAASTVWTMDGQSIVQSNVRSDRRQSRWHSKEADRLIDVEELSEDPARREQAFSDLQRLMREEAPFVFLYQLDNIFARNDRPHWKPGSAGVLAMQSAEVSQ from the coding sequence ATGGAACGCAGTCCTCGAGGGCGCACCAGGGACGGCAGCCGTCCCGCGCGACGCGATGTCCTGCGGGCCGGCGGCCTGATGCTTGGGGCCCTCGGCGCCCCGGCGCTGCTCAGCGCGTGCGGCACCACGGCGTCCGCGAACGGAGCCGGCAACGTCCTGCGCGTCTCTCAGCCCGGAGACCCCAAGACGCTGGATCCGCAGAAGCAGGGCGACATGGTCTCGATGAACGTCCTGATCAACATGTTCGACACCCTCACCACGCGGGGCAGGGACAACCAGCTGCATCCCAGACTCGCCGTCTCCTGGAAGGCCACCAGCAAGCGGACCTGGCGCTTCACGCTCCGCCCCGACGTGAGGTTTCACAACGGCGAGCCGTGCGACGCGCACGCTGTCGCCTTCAGCATCAAACGGCTGCTGGCGCCCGCCACCAAGTCACCGATCGTCGAACTGCGCTACGTCGAAGACGTGACCGTGATCGACCCGCTCACGCTCGACGTCCACACCACGCTGCACGACCCGATCCTGCCCGCCAAACTCTCCCTGTTCGGCGGGGTGGTCGTCCCGCCGCGCTATCTGTCGGAGGTGGGCGACGACGGCTTCGCCCGGCGCCCCGTCGGCACGGGTCCCTTCACCTTCGTCAGCTGGCAGCGGGACCACGAACTGCGCATGCGTGCCTACCGCGACCACTGGCAGGGTCCGCCGAGCCTCGACGGCCTCGTCTTCAGCCCCGCTCCCAACGCCTCGTCCTCTCTGGCCTCCCTCCAGAGCGGAGGCGTCGACCTCGTCGCCGGCCTCACGCCGGACGCCGCGCAGCAGCTTCAGGGCTATTCCGGCGTTCGGCTGGACGGCCACACAGGCATCCGCACGTCGTATCTGTCCCTGAACACGCTGGAAAAGGGACCGCTTCAGGATCGCCGCGTCCGTCAGGCACTCAACCACGCGATCGACGTACCCCTGCTGATCAAGGCCGTCCTCGGGGGTAAAGCCACGGAGACTCCTGCGCTCGTGCCGCGAGGTGCGTTCGGCTTCGACCCGACGGTCAGACCGTTCACTCGCTCGGTGGACAGGGCCCGCGCCCTGATGGCCGAGGCCGGCTACCCGCACGGCTTCACCACCACACTCACCGCGTCCAACGTCGACTCCAACGTCGCCGAAGCGCTCTCGGGGCTCCTGGCCAAGGCGGGAGTCCACGCGCCCGTCAACCTCCTCGACCCCGGCACGTACGCGGCTCGGCTGACGTCGGACAACCGGGGAGCACTCGGTCCCCTGTATCTCGCGGCCAGCACCGTCTGGACGATGGACGGACAGAGCATCGTCCAGTCCAACGTGCGCAGCGACCGACGCCAGAGCCGCTGGCATTCCAAGGAAGCCGACCGCCTCATCGACGTCGAAGAGCTCTCCGAGGATCCCGCACGGCGCGAGCAGGCCTTCTCCGATCTGCAGCGGCTGATGCGCGAGGAAGCCCCTTTCGTCTTCCTCTACCAGCTCGACAACATCTTCGCCCGCAACGACCGGCCTCACTGGAAGCCCGGATCCGCAGGCGTTCTCGCGATGCAGAGCGCGGAGGTCTCGCAATGA
- a CDS encoding IclR family transcriptional regulator produces MAKEVNTRLVHQELVKGPVDKAMDVLEALVQPGGPHRLGDIARRTGLTKPTVHRHLRTMAEHGFAEPSEGGSYRAGPRLLGLAAAALNDGGVLQLIRPALADLRQRTGHLAFYAVRHAGDAVYLEQSEPAREYRMGTQPGHASPLHACGVGLAMLSALPPEESAAIIQAPHLQALTSQTLTEPAALKTLLAASALRGYALDDEYDELDVRSVAAPVLDAEGHVLGALGISGPTFTLDDDNVEAFGPMVRAAARTVSAGLGRRTPRLGTASSPFQGERP; encoded by the coding sequence ATGGCGAAAGAGGTCAACACCCGGTTGGTCCATCAGGAACTCGTGAAGGGGCCCGTCGACAAGGCGATGGACGTGCTCGAAGCACTCGTCCAGCCCGGCGGACCCCACCGGCTCGGCGACATCGCACGCCGCACGGGCCTGACAAAACCCACCGTCCACCGGCATCTGCGCACCATGGCCGAACACGGCTTCGCCGAGCCCTCCGAAGGCGGCAGCTATCGCGCCGGCCCGCGCCTCCTCGGCCTGGCCGCCGCGGCCCTGAACGACGGCGGTGTCCTCCAGCTCATCCGCCCCGCACTCGCCGACCTTCGACAGCGCACCGGCCACCTCGCGTTCTACGCGGTCCGGCACGCCGGTGACGCCGTCTACCTCGAACAGTCCGAGCCCGCCCGCGAGTACCGCATGGGTACACAGCCCGGCCACGCCTCGCCCCTGCACGCCTGCGGCGTGGGACTCGCCATGCTCTCGGCACTACCGCCCGAAGAGAGCGCCGCCATCATCCAGGCACCGCACCTCCAAGCCCTCACGTCGCAGACCCTCACCGAACCCGCCGCCCTCAAGACACTCCTGGCCGCAAGTGCACTCCGCGGCTACGCACTCGACGACGAGTACGACGAGTTGGACGTCAGGTCAGTGGCAGCTCCCGTCCTGGACGCAGAGGGCCACGTCCTCGGAGCGCTCGGCATCTCCGGCCCGACCTTCACCCTGGACGACGACAACGTCGAGGCGTTCGGGCCCATGGTGCGCGCCGCCGCCCGCACCGTCTCCGCGGGCCTCGGCAGACGCACACCCCGTCTGGGCACGGCGAGCAGCCCGTTCCAAGGTGAGCGCCCATGA
- a CDS encoding serine hydrolase domain-containing protein yields MSTFDELLAEGREQHIYSGAAWSVGGPQGPTDRGWTGTRSWDGQPLDGNDLWDLASLTKPVVGIAVMALVERGALGLDDTIGTHLQEYRPSDKADLTVRQLLTHTSGIPGQVPLYRDHPTRAQLLEAVRHLPLTAKPDTRVQYSSQGFIILGLIAEAATGQPLRDLVTQLVCTPLGMRRTLFDPAPEHREQAVATENCSWRRSMIVGRVHDENAAVLREPSGHAGLFSTLGDMELLATALADEGRGLLTPATAALMTAPHTDALNLRRALAWQGQDEIGSPVGTAFGHRSYGHTGFTGTSLWIDPATQRYAVLLTNRVHPTRDSDKITGLRRAFHDAAARTAAH; encoded by the coding sequence ATGAGCACCTTCGACGAACTGCTCGCCGAAGGCCGGGAACAACACATCTACTCGGGCGCCGCCTGGTCCGTCGGAGGCCCGCAGGGACCCACGGACCGCGGATGGACCGGCACCCGAAGCTGGGACGGCCAACCACTGGACGGCAACGACCTCTGGGACCTCGCCTCCCTGACCAAACCCGTCGTCGGCATCGCGGTCATGGCACTCGTCGAACGCGGCGCACTGGGACTCGACGACACCATCGGAACGCACCTTCAGGAATACCGCCCCAGCGACAAGGCGGACCTGACGGTGCGACAACTCCTGACCCACACCTCCGGAATCCCAGGCCAGGTACCGCTCTACCGCGACCACCCCACGCGCGCCCAACTCCTGGAAGCCGTACGCCACCTGCCCCTCACCGCGAAACCGGACACACGGGTCCAGTACAGCTCCCAAGGCTTCATCATCCTCGGTCTCATCGCAGAGGCAGCCACTGGGCAGCCTCTGCGAGATCTGGTGACCCAGCTGGTGTGCACACCGCTGGGCATGCGGCGCACGCTCTTCGATCCGGCACCCGAGCATCGCGAACAGGCGGTCGCGACGGAGAACTGCAGCTGGCGCCGCAGCATGATCGTCGGCCGGGTCCACGACGAGAACGCGGCCGTGCTCCGGGAGCCCAGCGGTCATGCGGGCCTCTTCTCCACCCTCGGCGACATGGAACTCCTCGCCACCGCACTTGCCGACGAAGGCCGCGGGCTGCTGACACCGGCCACCGCCGCCCTCATGACGGCCCCCCACACCGACGCCTTGAACCTGCGTCGCGCACTCGCCTGGCAGGGACAGGACGAGATCGGCTCACCCGTCGGAACGGCGTTCGGCCACCGCTCCTACGGGCACACCGGCTTCACCGGAACGAGCCTGTGGATCGACCCCGCCACCCAGCGCTACGCGGTGCTGCTGACCAACCGGGTACATCCGACGCGGGACAGCGACAAGATCACCGGCCTCCGCCGCGCGTTTCACGACGCCGCCGCGAGAACGGCGGCCCACTAG
- the murQ gene encoding N-acetylmuramic acid 6-phosphate etherase: MTATKNSAASPDGYSRLRAQLDTLTTEVFRPELAEIDALPTQEIVKLMNGEDSSVPVAVAEMLPQIAAVIDAISLRMARGGRLIYAGAGTAGRLGVLDASECPPTFNTDPAEVVGLIAGGASAMVTAVEGAEDSKEFAAADLDELRLSDNDTVVGISASGRTPYAIGAVEHARALGALTVGLSCNAGSALAAAAEHGLEVVTGPELLTGSTRLKAGTAQKLVLNMISTIVMIRLGKTYGNLMVDVRASNEKLRARSRRIVALATGAPDDEIEAALTATGDEVKNAILTLLGEVDGPTAAALLEESDGHLRPALAKARATR, encoded by the coding sequence ATGACTGCCACCAAGAACTCCGCCGCCTCTCCCGATGGCTACAGCCGGCTGCGCGCCCAGCTCGACACCCTGACCACGGAAGTCTTCAGGCCCGAGCTCGCCGAGATCGACGCGCTCCCCACGCAGGAGATCGTGAAGCTCATGAACGGCGAGGACAGCAGCGTCCCTGTCGCCGTCGCCGAGATGCTTCCGCAGATCGCCGCCGTCATTGACGCCATCTCCCTGCGCATGGCCCGTGGTGGGAGGCTCATCTACGCAGGAGCCGGCACCGCGGGACGGCTCGGAGTCCTCGACGCCAGTGAGTGCCCGCCCACCTTCAACACCGATCCGGCAGAGGTGGTCGGCCTGATCGCGGGCGGTGCCTCCGCGATGGTCACAGCGGTCGAAGGCGCCGAGGACAGCAAGGAGTTCGCGGCTGCCGACCTTGATGAACTGCGTCTGTCCGACAACGACACGGTGGTGGGCATCTCGGCTTCTGGCCGGACGCCCTACGCCATCGGAGCCGTGGAACATGCCAGAGCACTGGGCGCCCTGACCGTAGGGCTGTCCTGCAACGCGGGATCGGCGCTCGCAGCCGCCGCCGAGCACGGCCTGGAGGTCGTCACCGGACCCGAACTGCTCACCGGCTCCACCCGGCTGAAGGCCGGAACAGCCCAAAAGCTCGTCCTCAACATGATCTCGACGATCGTCATGATCCGGCTCGGCAAGACGTACGGAAACCTCATGGTCGACGTGCGTGCCTCGAACGAGAAGCTCCGTGCCCGATCCCGTCGGATCGTCGCCCTGGCCACGGGGGCGCCGGACGATGAAATCGAAGCAGCGCTCACGGCCACGGGTGACGAGGTGAAGAACGCGATCCTCACGCTTCTGGGTGAGGTCGACGGCCCCACCGCTGCCGCACTCCTCGAAGAGTCCGACGGCCACCTCCGGCCCGCGCTCGCGAAGGCACGGGCGACCCGCTGA
- a CDS encoding MurR/RpiR family transcriptional regulator gives MIREVKKTFRSPASPAPAALAIKVRTLAPSMSRSVGQVAQVLVGDPGGCAVLTVTALARLAGTSEATVVRTARILGYSGYRDLRVALSVLAAQQESGQAPAVTSDIGVDDPIADVVAKLARDEQQTLAETAACVDTRQLAAAVAAAATARRIAVYGIGASCLVGQDLAQKLLRIGLVAHAHTDPHLAVTNAVLLRHGDVAIAITDSGSTEDVIEPLRAAFERGATTIAITGNPVGPVARYADHLLTTTTTRESELRPAAMSSRTGQLLLIDCLFVGIAQRTYTTAAPALAASYEALAHRHVPNPRQPPHD, from the coding sequence ATGATCCGAGAAGTGAAGAAAACTTTCAGGAGCCCGGCGTCGCCCGCTCCCGCCGCTCTCGCGATCAAGGTCCGGACCCTCGCACCGTCGATGAGCCGTTCCGTGGGGCAAGTCGCCCAAGTGCTGGTCGGGGATCCGGGGGGATGTGCCGTTCTTACCGTCACTGCACTCGCGCGGCTCGCCGGGACCAGCGAAGCCACCGTGGTCCGCACCGCCCGCATCCTTGGCTACAGCGGCTACCGGGACCTCCGTGTCGCGCTGAGCGTGCTGGCCGCCCAGCAGGAGTCCGGCCAAGCCCCGGCCGTCACGAGTGACATAGGAGTGGACGACCCGATCGCCGACGTGGTCGCCAAACTCGCCCGGGACGAACAGCAGACGCTCGCTGAAACCGCTGCGTGCGTGGACACCCGTCAGCTCGCCGCAGCGGTCGCCGCAGCGGCGACCGCCCGACGTATCGCCGTCTATGGCATCGGCGCCTCGTGCCTCGTCGGCCAGGACCTGGCGCAAAAACTCCTTCGCATCGGTCTCGTCGCCCACGCGCATACCGACCCTCACCTCGCCGTGACCAACGCCGTGTTGCTCCGCCACGGGGATGTGGCCATCGCCATAACCGACTCCGGCTCCACGGAAGACGTCATCGAGCCGCTTCGGGCTGCCTTCGAACGCGGGGCCACGACCATCGCGATCACCGGAAACCCGGTCGGACCCGTCGCGCGGTACGCCGACCACCTCCTCACCACCACCACGACCCGGGAAAGCGAACTGCGACCGGCCGCCATGTCGAGCCGGACAGGCCAACTCCTGCTCATCGACTGCCTTTTCGTAGGCATCGCCCAGCGCACCTACACGACGGCGGCTCCAGCACTCGCCGCCTCCTACGAAGCGCTCGCACACCGCCACGTCCCGAACCCCCGCCAACCGCCGCACGATTGA